One Cynocephalus volans isolate mCynVol1 chromosome 5, mCynVol1.pri, whole genome shotgun sequence DNA window includes the following coding sequences:
- the KATNA1 gene encoding katanin p60 ATPase-containing subunit A1 isoform X1 yields the protein MSLLMISENVKLAREYALLGNYDSAVVYYQGVLDQMNKYLYSVKDTALQQKWQQVWQEINVEAKHVKDIMKTLESFKLDSTPLKAAQHELPASEGEVWSLPVPVERRPSPGPRKRQSPQYSDPKPHGNRPSTAGRVHRPSAQNLHNDRGKAVRCREKKEQNKGREEKNNKSTASVTEPETTKFDSTGYDKDLVEALERDIISQNPNVRWDDIADLVEAKKLLKEAVVLPMWMPEFFKGIRRPWKGVLMVGPPGTGKTLLAKAVATECKTTFFNVSSSTLTSKYRGESEKLVRLLFEMARFYSPATIFIDEIDSICSRRGTSEEHEASRRVKAELLVQMDGVGGASENDDPSKMVMVLAATNFPWDIDEALRRRLEKRIYIPLPSAKGREELLRISLRELELADDVDLASIAENMEGYSGADITNVCRDASLMAMRRRIEGLTPEEIRNLSREEMHMPTTMEDFEMALKKVSKSVSAADIERYEKWIFEFGSC from the exons ATGAGTCTTCTTATGattagtgagaatgtaaaattgGCTCGTGAGTATGCGTTGCTGGGAAACTATGACTCTGCAGTGGTCTATTATCAGGGAGTTCTTGATCAAATGAACAAGTATCTGTACTCGGTGAAAGATACAGCCCTCCAGCAGAAATGGCAGCAG GTTTGGCAGGAAATAAATGTGGAAGCTAAACATGTTAAGGATATCATGAAAACACTAGAGAGCTTTAAACTAGACAGCACTCCCTTGAAAGCTGCACAGCATGAGCTTCCAGCTTCTGAGGGAGAAGTCTGGTCCTTGCCTGTACCTGTTGAACGAAG GCCCTCCCCAGGACCTAGAAAACGCCAGTCTCCTCAGTACAGTGACCCTAAACCACATGGTAACCGTCCAAGTACAGCTGGCAGAGTTCACCGTCCATCTGCACAAAATCTTCACAATGACAGAGGAAAAGCTGTTCGTTGTCgtgaaaagaaagaacagaacaaaggaagagaggaaaag AATAATAAATCAACTGCCTCAGTTACAGAACCAGAGACAACTAAATTTGATAGTACCGGATATGATAAAGACTTAGTAGAAGCTTTGGAAAGGGATATAATTTCTCAGAATCCCAATGTTCGATG GGATGATATCGCTGATTTAGTAGAAGCTAAAAAGTTGCTTAAAGAAGCTGTGGTGTTACCAATGTGGATGCCAGAATTCTTTAAGGGCATTAGGAGACCATGGAAA GGAGTATTGATGGTTGGCCCACCTGGCACAGGAAAGACCCTCCTTGCTAAAGCAGTAGCTACAGAATGCAAGACAACATTCTTCAATGTCTCTTCATCAACTCTGACTTCTAAATATAGAGGAGAGTCTGAGAAGCTTGTTCGTCTTCTGTTTGAAATG GCTCGATTTTATTCTCCAGCCACCATATTTATTGATGAGATAGATTCCATTTGTAGTCGCAGAGGGACTTCTGAAGAGCATGAAGCAAGCAGGAGGGTGAAAGCAGAGCTGCTGGTTCAAATGGATG GTGTTGGAGGTGCTTCTGAAAATGATGACCCTTCCAAAATGGTTATGGTTCTGGCAGCTACTAATTTTCCCTGGGATATAGATGAGGCTTTAAGACGACGTCTTGAGAAACGAATCTATATTCCTTTACCATCAG CAAAAGGCAGGGAGGAGCTATTACGAATAAGTTTACGTGAGCTGGAATTGGCTGATGATGTTGACCTTGCAAGCATAGCAGAAAACATGGAAGGTTATTCAGGTGCGGACATTACCAACGTGTGCAG GGATGCATCCTTGATGGCAATGAGAAGGCGTATTGAAGGTTTGACCCCAGAAGAAATCCGAAATCTTTCAAGAGAAGAAATGCACATGCCTACAACTATGGAGGATTTTGAAATGGCTTTAAAAAAGGTTTCTAAATCAGTATCTGCTGCAGACATTGAAAGATATGAGAAATGGATATTTGAGTTTGGATCATGCTAA
- the KATNA1 gene encoding katanin p60 ATPase-containing subunit A1 isoform X2: protein MKTLESFKLDSTPLKAAQHELPASEGEVWSLPVPVERRPSPGPRKRQSPQYSDPKPHGNRPSTAGRVHRPSAQNLHNDRGKAVRCREKKEQNKGREEKNNKSTASVTEPETTKFDSTGYDKDLVEALERDIISQNPNVRWDDIADLVEAKKLLKEAVVLPMWMPEFFKGIRRPWKGVLMVGPPGTGKTLLAKAVATECKTTFFNVSSSTLTSKYRGESEKLVRLLFEMARFYSPATIFIDEIDSICSRRGTSEEHEASRRVKAELLVQMDGVGGASENDDPSKMVMVLAATNFPWDIDEALRRRLEKRIYIPLPSAKGREELLRISLRELELADDVDLASIAENMEGYSGADITNVCRDASLMAMRRRIEGLTPEEIRNLSREEMHMPTTMEDFEMALKKVSKSVSAADIERYEKWIFEFGSC, encoded by the exons ATGAAAACACTAGAGAGCTTTAAACTAGACAGCACTCCCTTGAAAGCTGCACAGCATGAGCTTCCAGCTTCTGAGGGAGAAGTCTGGTCCTTGCCTGTACCTGTTGAACGAAG GCCCTCCCCAGGACCTAGAAAACGCCAGTCTCCTCAGTACAGTGACCCTAAACCACATGGTAACCGTCCAAGTACAGCTGGCAGAGTTCACCGTCCATCTGCACAAAATCTTCACAATGACAGAGGAAAAGCTGTTCGTTGTCgtgaaaagaaagaacagaacaaaggaagagaggaaaag AATAATAAATCAACTGCCTCAGTTACAGAACCAGAGACAACTAAATTTGATAGTACCGGATATGATAAAGACTTAGTAGAAGCTTTGGAAAGGGATATAATTTCTCAGAATCCCAATGTTCGATG GGATGATATCGCTGATTTAGTAGAAGCTAAAAAGTTGCTTAAAGAAGCTGTGGTGTTACCAATGTGGATGCCAGAATTCTTTAAGGGCATTAGGAGACCATGGAAA GGAGTATTGATGGTTGGCCCACCTGGCACAGGAAAGACCCTCCTTGCTAAAGCAGTAGCTACAGAATGCAAGACAACATTCTTCAATGTCTCTTCATCAACTCTGACTTCTAAATATAGAGGAGAGTCTGAGAAGCTTGTTCGTCTTCTGTTTGAAATG GCTCGATTTTATTCTCCAGCCACCATATTTATTGATGAGATAGATTCCATTTGTAGTCGCAGAGGGACTTCTGAAGAGCATGAAGCAAGCAGGAGGGTGAAAGCAGAGCTGCTGGTTCAAATGGATG GTGTTGGAGGTGCTTCTGAAAATGATGACCCTTCCAAAATGGTTATGGTTCTGGCAGCTACTAATTTTCCCTGGGATATAGATGAGGCTTTAAGACGACGTCTTGAGAAACGAATCTATATTCCTTTACCATCAG CAAAAGGCAGGGAGGAGCTATTACGAATAAGTTTACGTGAGCTGGAATTGGCTGATGATGTTGACCTTGCAAGCATAGCAGAAAACATGGAAGGTTATTCAGGTGCGGACATTACCAACGTGTGCAG GGATGCATCCTTGATGGCAATGAGAAGGCGTATTGAAGGTTTGACCCCAGAAGAAATCCGAAATCTTTCAAGAGAAGAAATGCACATGCCTACAACTATGGAGGATTTTGAAATGGCTTTAAAAAAGGTTTCTAAATCAGTATCTGCTGCAGACATTGAAAGATATGAGAAATGGATATTTGAGTTTGGATCATGCTAA